In Myotis daubentonii chromosome 11, mMyoDau2.1, whole genome shotgun sequence, the genomic window CCACTCTAGAGCTGaaattcttctcctcctcctattAAATGTGAAAATGCAATCCACATGTTTCAAACCCTTGgtcatgattttaaaatttccgTATTTTACTGTGCACATTGCAGAATATATACATAATGTCTCTTTTAGAGGTTATCCTGGCCGGCATTACATATACTCAGGGATTTCTAGATGCATCCTGAGGGGGCTGCGGCCTGGGAAAGGGAAAGATGGTTTCTGTTGCCCATGGAATTGATTAAAAGGTGCTCAGGCAAGAGAAATATATGCGTCCCTGTTGCTACAATGGGACATTAAACATCTGTCAAAGACACCTGAACACCACAAGGAAATGAAAACTGTTCACCGGACACTGGATGTGTACAGATATTTCCCATATATAAATccgtgagccctggctgggtagctcagttggttagattgttatctgataagccaaggttgccggtttgatccccagtcagggcatagacaagaatcaaccaatggacctggttggtgttgctcagtagagCCTTGGCCCTTaagtcttgggtttgatttcccaagttcgatccccagtttggtcagggcgcatgcaggaggcaaccaattgatgtgtctcacattgatgtttcttcctctctctctctctctctctctctctctctctctctctctctttctccccctcctcctcctccccctcctcctcctccccctcctcctcctcctcctcctcctcctcctccctctctcctttccactctccgtaaagatcaatggaaaaaatatcctcaggtgagaattaacaacaacaaattgaccaatgaatgcataaataagtggaacaaattaatcgctctctcaaatcaataaaaaagtcagtaagtgaaaattaaaaaaatacatacaaaataaaggcaaagatatatttatatgtacacacatatatttcttcttcttctttaaaatatacttttattgatttcagagagaggaagggagagggagagagaaaataatgcactgcctcctgcacgccccctactgggcagaGAGCCCACACCCCCAGCATGAGCCCTGACAAGAacggaactggtgacctcctggtgcaggggatgacgctcaaccaacggaaccacactggctgggcttttgccttatttatttttttttaaacttttaaagttCATCTCCATTCTTTATAGTTTGGTCTCCAAATcaaaacaaagacaaagacatttataaaagccatttcctcctctttccccaccAGGTTCCTCCAGGTGGCCCCCTGAATCACGGTGAGAATTATTAACGACACTGAGTTGGTTATGAGGTTGGTGTCCGAAAAGGCGACTTTACAAAGAGCAATACTTTCAAGGGCTTCTTGAGCTGACCTTGAAAGAGATAGCGACAGTCAAGGTCACGGCTGGGTGGCGCTCTTCCCCAAGGCTCACACCTCCACCACCAGCTGCTTGTGGATCTCCAGGTCCTGCACGGCGACTTTGAACTCTTCGAAGGAGAGTCTCCCGTCGCCGTCCCTGTCCAGGATGATGATGGTTTTGTCCACGATCTGCTGCAGCTCCCGGTCCTGCAAGTTGTTCCCCACCATCATCTTCAGCACCTGGAAGAGCTCCCCGTTGGAAATGTAGCCGTCCCTATCCATGTCGTAGATGCTGAAAGCGAACCGCAGCTTCTGCTCCTCGTCCCCCCGGACGCTGAACAGGGAGGTCCCCACGATGAACTCCTCGAAGTCCACCTTGCCGTCGCCGTCGGCGTCGAAGACCTCGAACACTCGCTGCGCCAGCGGGTTGTTCCACAGGTCGGGCAGGGACAGGAGCTCGTCCAAGCTCAGGGCGCCCGAGGAGTCCAGGTCCAGCTTCCTGAACCTCTTGCTCAGCCTCTTAATCTCCTCGTGGTCAAAGCGGGAGCCCATCTCCTCGGGGTAGCTGGCCTCATTCCCCATCGTGGGCGCCAGGCCGGCTCGcagcggggcgggggcggtgggCGCCCGGCTCCTGCGGGGACCGTTGCGccgagggagggtggggggcggggggaggggggtggctcCCGGGATTCCACCCCCAGACCAAGGAATAGGCGgcgctggggggcggggcgaggaggGGCTGGcgagagaggagggagtggaggagaGGAGACGGGCGAGAGGGGGAGCCTGCGgggtggaggaggtggtgagACGGGAGCGAAGAGGCTGAGAGCggggctgccctcccctcctcctgctctccgCCCCCAGTAGGTTTCCCGATCACCCCGTCCTCCGGCTATTACCTCCTTTCCTCACCTCCTcactttcccttctttccttgcACAGTAAGCTGCGAGGGGCAGGGGCTGCGTTGGTGCCATCACCGCAGCGGCCGGGACAGTGCCTGGCGTACAGCTGCGCCCCGTGAATGTGCGCCGATGGCAGTGAACTGCAGCCAGGGGCTCCTTCTGCTTCCTTATTTCACAGGCCTCGTGTAAGGGTGTTAGGACCAGGTGAGGGAACACCACACCGGATGCTAGTGCGTATCCCCCAGTTCTCCGACAGGGTAAGCCGGGACCGACAGCCTTCGGGTGCCGCGGGCCTTGGCCCGTTTCAGGACCCGGGGTCCAGGGTCTTCGTAAGAGACTGCTCACACAGCACACACTCCTGCGGATCGCCGGCAGGGGGCATCGCGCTCCTGGGATTGCACACAATGCTGGATTCCGGGCCTTTTTCAAGACAAGTTCCCAGGAGCAGAGTCTCCATCACCCTATTTCTTTGCATCCATGTCTCATGCACAGTCCCCGTCTCTGCTGGATGGTGCCCGGTGGCCGCCCCGCAGAGCACCGTGTGCCCAGGCAGCCTTTTGCGTGTGTTGAGAGTCATGGTGGCTCTTGGCCATCTCACTCTCCCCGACTTCGCTTGAACTGACGTGTCCTTTTACTAGTTGAAGATTAGTATCACCCGCCCTCGCATTCCTTCCCCCCTTAGGAGCACGTCAGGTGCTCCCACTGCACACGaaatcagtttggctcaggaACAACACAGGGACTCACTCGGGGGAGCCCCAGGCCACAAAATCAATGTGAAGGGGGCAAAAAttccttcattaaaaaaatgctGGCATGTTCTCTGTGCATCAGTTCAGCTAAAACATCACCTACAGGCAACCATGCTGAAACTGGCACACGGCCACAGGGTACCTCACCCCTGGATCCAGACAGTTTAACGGAAAAGGAGAGGTTTGGAGACTCAAATGGAATTATTATCCCAACTGGCTGAATTAACTAGATCTGAAAGAGGCATTATAAGATAGAAAGACCCAGCATCAAACCTTACCTGGAAAAGTTGCTTcagttttccatctgtaaaatccAGCCAGTGATAGATTTTGTACACGTGTGTGAGGATTAAAGCTGATGTTAGCCAACGTGATAaatcattatcattattgttattattactaatcTTATTATTATTTACCCTGCTGGTGGAGAAAGAATACTTGGCAAACTGGGCACTTACACGCATGTTATGTCCCTTGAATGAACACCCCCCATATACCGTTTACAGTAGGCCATTCATGGCTCTAAGCATTTTACCAGCATTACCTTTGGCTCCTCCAGTCCAGCATTCTTTGGGACTGACTACAGACTTTCCACTGCAGGCTTGAGGAATCCAGTGACCAATCTCACTGGCCCATCAGCCACTCTTACGGAACCCTCACTGACTTTCCCCAGAGTTAGCACCTCGATCGATGGTCATCATTTAGAAAGGAGTGGTCAGCGTGGACACTTTTAGTAAGTGTATTCCTTTATGAGGGTGTGTTGGTAGGCGGTATCAAGAGGGTAGTAGAGGGAGCACAGGAATTAAACAGACCCTCCCCAGGCTCTACTCTGCCTCTATTAGCTGTGAGCTCTCAGAGGAGCTATTGCTGtcccagcctcagtgtcctcatctgtcaaaGGTGATAATAATTACACCCGCTTTATCTACTGCATGTGGCTATTGTAAGAGTGAAATGAGGGAGTGCATATAGAAATATGATGTAAGAGGAGGAATATTATCTCAAGAGTTAACTAATTTAATGAGGGAATAGACAATCTTGGGAAGATGGTACCGTTTCACTGAATGTGTGCAACCAGACTTGCTTTACTCCTGCCTCACAGAGGATGTGATGTGATGTCGGATCTGACATAACAATGTGAGGCTGAGCTCTGTTATTCCCCATTTCATAAACGTCGTATTAGTTCAACATTGTTATGGGGCTCACTGCCTTGTTTCAATTTTTCTCTGGCGATTAATCTTAGTCatttctatggaaaacagttttttgttactattttagTTCAAAACTGTACTGTGGAGGCATCTGGAGAGTTGGACATTCATTGTAGTGACTAAATTAAAAGGGTTGACAGAGTGCTTTGGAAGAAATCAGGAGCCTGATGGTCCTTCCATTTCAGCAAGttattcttttcttcctcaaGAATTTCCAGATGAAGAATTATGAGATGATTATGTGCAAAAATAAGACCAATAGAAATGTAAGTGATGAGACCTGAGGCTTATAAAGGCCATTCTGGGAGCTTGACAGGGAACCTGGACCTTTAGCTGGAATGGAAGCCCTCCCCTTTCTGATTATTTTGTGACACCTCGCATCATGGCCACTAGATGGCAATCTTCACACACTTTCATGCTTTGTTTACTTCAAGCTTGGAATCTCCAGAGCCTGGAGGCAACTACTTAGCCCAGGGAATAATCAGGGAGGAGACCTGTTTCCTGTGATGGATCACCCATAGATTTCAgtgtaaggaaagaaaaaaaaaaaaaaagaaagactctcACAATAGTCCTAATCAGTCTGGCCACTGTTCACACCTTTTAGTTgcatagtaaataaataacattcaTAAATGTTCCTGAGCTCACTGAATTTAACCAGAGGAAAAGCAAGAACTATTGACAGTATAATTTATGCCCCCAGCATCTCTGGTGTATAAAAGAGGAGACCCTTATTCCATGAGATCTGTTTACTTGGTCATTAGCCAAGGTGATGGGCCACTTGCTGGAATTAGTTTTCATTGTATCAGAATTCAAACTTAGTAACCAGAGAGCAACAAAGAAGCCGCCCTAGCCTTGTGATGATATGGGGTGGGAGGAAAACACCAGGAGAATTGTCCTTCGGTCTCCAGTCTGTCTACCCAGCAACCTGACTTGAAATACCCTCCATCACATTTAAAGTAAACAGTATTGCTTTTTCTTTCAAGATCTGTTTAAAGTGAATGGCTTGTATAAGCCATCTTGTTTTCTCACTCAAACCTCAAAGCTGAGTTGGAAGAAAGGAATAACATGATACTATAAAAGCTGGTTAATCAACATATGacaggataaagaagatgtggaacatatatacaatggaatactactcagccgtaagaaaagatgaaatactgccacttgcaaaaacatggatggatctttaGGATATAGTAagtgaaatcagaaaaaaaaaagctaagaaccatatgatttcactcaaatgTGGGGTatgaaacagaaagcaacaaataaacaaataagaaaaacacagatacatacaacagtgtggtggttaccagagggaaggaggtaggaGGTAGTTAAGGGGGtaaaatatatggtgacggaagaagatttgactctgggtggtgggcacacaatgcaatatacaaagtatgtatcatagaattgtacacttgaaacctatataatctaaTCAACCAATGACACCcccataatttaataaaaaacaaaaaacaaaagtaaaagcaagaaaaaaaaaagctgattaATCCAGCACTTTGCATGAAGAAAATGCCAGAATCATGTATTTCTCAAGTCCTGCCAAAAAAGTTTTCAGTTGTATAACATATATAAGTCATAAAAAAGTTTATGTTGGAATTCTGAGATGcttataattataaaatgctCCTGCTTTTTCACAGTTGGGTCCCTGAGGGAGGGTGCACCAACTGTAATTTCTTGTATGTGCTTATTTAccaaatatgtttttctcctctgTGCACAGCTCTATACTCAGGGAAGAAGAAGGAAACATTTGTTCAGCTAAGTATACGCCACAAACCAgctcattaaatatatttcactATTTACAAGTAGACTCTATTAATAATAGTTTTGGGGTTAGGACGGGAAGTTTTCGAAGCTGCGTGGCTTGCAAAGACACACAATGATGGAGACAGGAGTCAAACCCCAGTGTGTCTACTCCCAGAGCAGAAATTCTTGCCGTTATTCCAGACGGCCTTCCATACGGAGCCTAGAAAGGCTGTCCCCGCTCTtacggagggaggagggggctgcaAGGCAGAACGCAGGAAAAGCGAACGGCCTATCATTTACTTCTGCTTCTGGCTGTGGCTGCAGAACAGCTGAGCTAGGGAAGGGGGCCCAACTGTAACTTTTGAATCCCCAAGGACAGCACCGGTAAGATGGCGTGGAGTCCCGTCCATCTGGAGGGTGGGGCCAAATGGCATTGTTTATAATTCCATTCCTCAGTGTCTTGCTCAGGCTCCAGCTGGAGGGTTCTCCCTCTACAAACtctacctcctccaggaagccttcgcTGACTCCTTGCTCTCCCATAAGTGAATCATGGGCTTGCCTGTGTCCCAGTTCTACGCTGTAGCTTCTTCTGCCCACAGGTCTGCCTGTATCTCTTCCTGCGTGTGAGCTCTGTATTCCTCTCTCCATAGGCTGCACTGGGTGCACGGAGGGCACGCAGGAGTTCAATGTTTCctgacggatggatggatgaatttgTTCTGGGAGCAGAGTACAAGAAGATGAGGCTTTTCTGAGATTGGTTTCCCTTTCTTCGGTGCAATTCCGCTCCATATCTTAAAAGGACGCGTGAACAGCTCTGTGCTTCTTGAGGTTTCCAGAAGGCACTACCTGGATAGGTTCCGTGTGACCCCCCGCTTGGCTTAAATATTAAACTTAATTACGTAGGCTATTCCAAGGGAAGCACTCAGCTGTCAAGGTGGCTCTCGGCATACACGGGTTTTCAATTTAGAGCAATCTACAGTCATTAAGTTCCCTCGCCTCTCCGTACGTTTCAGCAGGTTGAATAGCAGTgacattttaaattgaaaaagaaagggatagggatgaggggggagggggagagggcagggagctACTGAGACGTGACCTAGTTGTCAAGAGCAGAAAAGACTGCGGGAAAACTCACCCCTCACGCACCCCCGTACTATTCcctttgggttttaaaaaataaactggacAGAAAATTGACCGACATTGAAGCTTCTTGATGTGGCTGTGTGATTTCTTTGGCTTTCAATGTATAGTTGACTAACCCTTCCTTCGCCCCTGCCGCTCAAATCAACAGAGGGAAGAATGGATCTGCCATGAGAAAAGTCTGTTTTCTCAGGGAACAACATTAACAGGTTTCAAATGTGCATACAGATGCACATTTTGGTAGTGTGGGGCCATGGTCAGGGATGGAGGCCGGGTAGTTCACTGTCCCCCGTGTTCCAGGATCTGTATGAACCCCCTTGAGAACCACGGCATTCTCTAAGCTGGACTGCTGCA contains:
- the PPP3R2 gene encoding calcineurin subunit B type 2, giving the protein MGNEASYPEEMGSRFDHEEIKRLSKRFRKLDLDSSGALSLDELLSLPDLWNNPLAQRVFEVFDADGDGKVDFEEFIVGTSLFSVRGDEEQKLRFAFSIYDMDRDGYISNGELFQVLKMMVGNNLQDRELQQIVDKTIIILDRDGDGRLSFEEFKVAVQDLEIHKQLVVEV